Proteins encoded within one genomic window of Lagenorhynchus albirostris chromosome 9, mLagAlb1.1, whole genome shotgun sequence:
- the FADD gene encoding FAS-associated death domain protein isoform X1 has product MDPFLVLLHSVSASLSSSELTELKFLCQSRVGKRKLELVQSGLDLFNVLLEQTEMSRENTVLLRKLLVSLRRQDLLRRLDDFEAGAAGGAAPEERDLRAAFDIICDNVGKDWRKLARHLGVSDAKIEAIEEKYPRNLAEQIAGGNACHARERITDFWDSDVGVVGAGVPRAPPWGSRSRAPQHRLLWTLPRKPLSFPPRSGAPPFSGQPRLCPFCPAPSAARNSHAADS; this is encoded by the exons ATGGACCCGTTCCTGGTGCTGCTGCACTCGGTGTCGGCCAGCCTGTCGAGCAGCGAGCTGACTGAGCTCAAGTTCCTGTGTCAAAGCCGCGTGGGCAAGAGAAAGCTGGAGCTCGTGCAGAGTGGCCTGGACCTCTTCAACGTGCTGCTGGAGCAGACCGAGATGAGCCGCGAGAACACCGTGCTGCTCCGCAAGCTGCTCGTCTCCCTGCGGCGCCAGGACCTCCTGCGACGCCTGGACGACTTCGAGGCGGGCGCGGCGGGCGGGGCCGCGCCGGAGGAgcgag ACCTGCGGGCAGCGTTTGACATCATCTGTGATAACGTGGGGAAGGACTGGAGGAAACTGGCTCGTCACCTCGGAGTGTCTGACGCCAAGATTGAAGCCATTGAGGAGAAGTATCCCCGGAACCTGGCAGAACAG ATAGCTGGGGGCAACGCTTGCCATGCAAGGGAGCGGATCACAGATTTCTGGGATTCGGACGTGGGCGTCGTGGGGGCAGGTGTTCCGCGGGCCCCTCCCTGGGGCTCGCGCTCCCGTGCGCCACAGCACCGGCTCCTCTGGACGCTACCTCGCAAGCCTCTCTCGTTCCCGCCCCGCAGCGGGGCTCCACCCTTCTCAGGACAGCCCCGCCTCTGCCCCTTCTGTCCCGCCCCATCGGCCGCCAGAAATAGTCATGCTGCAGACTCCTGA
- the FADD gene encoding FAS-associated death domain protein isoform X2, producing the protein MDPFLVLLHSVSASLSSSELTELKFLCQSRVGKRKLELVQSGLDLFNVLLEQTEMSRENTVLLRKLLVSLRRQDLLRRLDDFEAGAAGGAAPEERDLRAAFDIICDNVGKDWRKLARHLGVSDAKIEAIEEKYPRNLAEQVRESLRVWKNSRRDDAAVSHLVRALRACRLNLVADLIEEGQRARALQSDSGDPVSLSESWDSDSPASGASR; encoded by the exons ATGGACCCGTTCCTGGTGCTGCTGCACTCGGTGTCGGCCAGCCTGTCGAGCAGCGAGCTGACTGAGCTCAAGTTCCTGTGTCAAAGCCGCGTGGGCAAGAGAAAGCTGGAGCTCGTGCAGAGTGGCCTGGACCTCTTCAACGTGCTGCTGGAGCAGACCGAGATGAGCCGCGAGAACACCGTGCTGCTCCGCAAGCTGCTCGTCTCCCTGCGGCGCCAGGACCTCCTGCGACGCCTGGACGACTTCGAGGCGGGCGCGGCGGGCGGGGCCGCGCCGGAGGAgcgag ACCTGCGGGCAGCGTTTGACATCATCTGTGATAACGTGGGGAAGGACTGGAGGAAACTGGCTCGTCACCTCGGAGTGTCTGACGCCAAGATTGAAGCCATTGAGGAGAAGTATCCCCGGAACCTGGCAGAACAGGTGAGGGAGTCGCTGAGAGTCTGGAAGAACAGCAGGAGGGATGATGCGGCCGTGTCCCACCTGGTGAGGGCGCTCAGGGCCTGCCGGCTGAACCTGGTGGCAGACCTCATCGAGGAGGGTCAGCGGGCCCGGGCCCTCCAGAGCGACAGTGGGGACCCTGTGTCGCTCTCTGAGTCCTGGGACTCAGACTCGCCTGCCTCAGGGGCCTCCCGATGA
- the FADD gene encoding FAS-associated death domain protein isoform X3, with the protein MDPFLVLLHSVSASLSSSELTELKFLCQSRVGKRKLELVQSGLDLFNVLLEQTEMSRENTVLLRKLLVSLRRQDLLRRLDDFEAGAAGGAAPEERVISNAGADLTELEELAHRLTAYQGFAFEDATLQEPSKKHFVLSLLPAPVQKQPFVVCHADLSSDLSADEDIIARD; encoded by the exons ATGGACCCGTTCCTGGTGCTGCTGCACTCGGTGTCGGCCAGCCTGTCGAGCAGCGAGCTGACTGAGCTCAAGTTCCTGTGTCAAAGCCGCGTGGGCAAGAGAAAGCTGGAGCTCGTGCAGAGTGGCCTGGACCTCTTCAACGTGCTGCTGGAGCAGACCGAGATGAGCCGCGAGAACACCGTGCTGCTCCGCAAGCTGCTCGTCTCCCTGCGGCGCCAGGACCTCCTGCGACGCCTGGACGACTTCGAGGCGGGCGCGGCGGGCGGGGCCGCGCCGGAGGAgcgag TGATCAGTAACGCAGGTGCCGACCTCACAGAACTGGAGGAGTTGGCACACAGGCTGACAGCATATCAGGGATTTGCATTTGAAGATGCAACTTTGCAGGAACCTTCCAAGAAGCATtttgtcctttctcttctccctgcccccGTCCAGAAACAGCCTTTTGTAGTCTGTCATGCTGATCTCAGTAGTGACCTTTCAGCAGATGAGGACATAATAGCCAGAGACTGA